Genomic window (Anaerobacillus sp. CMMVII):
TGTTGTTGAACGTGGGACAACAGGTTTTACTCGGGGGAAAAAGTTAAATAAAATCGGTCTGCACAGTCAAGACACAGCTGAATTAATCTTTGAGGATTGTCTTGTCCCAAAAGAAAATTTATTAGGCCAAGAAGGAAAAGGCTTTTTATATTTAATGGATAAGCTCCAGCAAGAGCGTTTAGTTGTAGCGATTGCTGCCCAAGTGGCTGCAGAAGACATGCTTGAAATGACGCTGGATTATGTAAAAACAAGAGAGGCTTTTGGAAAACCAATATCCAAGTTTCAACATATCCAATTTAAACTAGCGGAGATGGCTACAGATATTGAAATGGGAAGAACATTTATTGATCAACTAATCGCAAAACATATGGCAGGCCAAGAAGTGGTTACTCAAGTATCAATGGCCAAATGGAAGCTTACAGAAATGGCAAAGCAAGTGGCTTCTGATTGCATGCAACTCTATGGTGGCTATGGTTATATGGAAGAATACAAGATTGCAAGACGTTTTCGAGATACACCAGTATCGGCGATTTATGCAGGTACCAACGAAATCATGAAAGTTATCATTGCAAAAAATATGGGCTTATAGCCTGTAAAACTTAATGAATTTCATAATTCACTATTTTCGTAACTACATTTAGATTGATATAGCTTGGTTAAGGGAATTGTGAAATTCACTCAAATAAATGAAGAAGGTGATTTTTAAATGAGAGAAGCTGTCATAGTTGAAGCGGTCAGGACCCCAATGGGGAAACGAAAAGGTTTGCTGCAACATATTCGTCCAGATGATTTAGCAGCAATTGTTTTAAAAGAGGTGGTCAATCGCGCAAATATATCAGCAGATTTAGTAGAGGATGTAATCATGGGGTGTGTTACGCAATCTGGTGAGCAGGCAGGGGATATTGCTAGAGTCGCAGCGCTTATTGCTGGTTTTCCAGATACTGTTCCAGGGACAACGATCGATCGTCAATGCGGATCAAGTCAGCAAGCAATCCATTTTGCTGCGCAAGCAATTTTAAGTGGTGATATGGATATTGTTATTGCCGGTGGTGTTGAAAGTATGTCCCGGGTTCAAATGGGTTCAAATTATCAAGGTGCATCACTAAGTGAGAACTTAACGAAACAATATGAGATCATTCACCAAGGCTTATCAGCCGAACGAATTGTAGATAAATGGGAGATGAGCCGTGAAGAGCTTGATCAATTTTCGTTAGAGAGCCATTTGAAAGCGGTTCAAGCACAAAAAGAGGGAAGATTTAAAAGAGAAATAGTCAAAGTTGAAGTAACCTTACCTGATGGCTCTGTAGTAACCGTTCATGATGATGAAGGGCCAAGACCAGATACGACTATTGAAAAGTTGAGTAGTTTAAATCCGGTATTTAAGAAGGATGGTAGTATTCACGCCGGGAACTCAAGCCAAATTAGTGATGGGGCCGGGGCCGTGTTAATCATGTCGAGAGAACGTGCCGAACAACTTGGATTGAAACCGAAGTTTAAGATTTTGACAAGAGTGGTCGTTGGTTCAGATCCAACACTTATGCTAACCGCCCCAATTCCGGCGACGGTAAAAGCATTAGAAAAGTCAGGATTAGCCATTGACGAGATTGATATTTTCGAAGTCAACGAAGCGTTCTCTTCAGTTCCGCTCGCTTGGTTAAAGGAGACAGGTGCCGATGCCAGCAAGTTAAATCCCAATGGTGGAGCAATCGCATTAGGACATCCTCTTGGTGCAAGTGGTGTTCGGTTAATGATTACGATGATGCATGAACTAGAACGAACAGGTGGGCGTTATGGTCTTCAAACCATGTGTGAAGGTCATGGAATGGCTAATGCCACAATTATTGAGCGTCTATAAAAAGTGATTTGGGGTGATCGTATGGAATCACCCTAAAGTTACAAAACTGAAAATTCAGTTTTATGATAACTATTAGAAGAAAGGAACATAGAACATGCTGAAAGGGATACGAATCATTGACTTTTCTCTTTACCTTCCAGGCCCATATGCAACCCTTCGTTTAGCAGATTTAGGAGCAGAGGTCATAAAGGTAGAACCTCCTGAAGGTGATCCTGCTCGTTTGTTAGGTGATAAAAAGAATGGAACTGGACTTGTTTTTTTGGCGAATAATCGCAATAAAAAAAGCATTACTTTAAACCTAAAAGATGAGAAAGATCAAAAACTAGCATTGGATTTAATAAAAGAATCAGATGTTGTGATTGAAAGTTTTCGTCCTGGAGTTGCAGAAAAGCTGGGAATATCCTATGAACAGCTTAAGAAAGTTCAACCGCAACTCATATATTGTTCAATATCAGGTTACGGTCAATCTGGAAGCATGAGTACACTTGGGAGTCATGATTTAAACTATATGTCACTTAGCGGAGCCCTTGCTCAACTAAAATCTGAAACTGGCGTACCTGTTCAGCCAACGAATACGTTTGCGGATCTAATTGCAGGAATCGCCGCAAATGAAGCGATTTTAAGCGCACTCATAGGTCTCGAACGTACAGGTGAAGGGTGTCATATTGATCTCGCTATCACTGATGTTATGGCTACATTGATGACAAACCACCTTTTAGTAGAACAAGAAAAGGGGAAGCAAGATGGGATTGCACCTCTTGGCGGAGAAACTATTTCATATAAGATTTATGAAACAAAAGCTAAACGTTTTGTGAGTCTAGCTGCTCTTGAAAAAAAGTTTTGGATAAATTTCTGTCTCGGTCTAGGTAGGGATGATTGGATCGATGCTCATCTCTCACTTGCTTCTGAAAAACATCCAATTTTTCAAGAATTGAAACAGCTATTTTTAACAAAAAGCTTAGAGGAATGGACACAATTTGGCTTAACTGTAGATTGCTGCTTAACGCCAATTTTGGAAACCGGAGAGCTTTCTAAATTCGAGTATTTTAACGAACGTGGCAGAATTGTTGATACAGACTGGGGGATAAGACAAATTTTAACACAGCCGCAAACCGTTATTGAGGATTCAACACCACCACCAGAAAAAGGTGAACATAGGGAAGAAATAGTTAATCTACTAAACTCATCTAAAGTTTTGAAAGGGGAAATGAAGTGATGATGAACGTTCCATTAACCGTAGGAGCTATGTTAGAGCGGGCAGAAAAATATTTTCCTAAAAAAGAGGTGATTTCAAGGACTTCCTCTCGTATCTCACGTTTTACGTATAAAGAAATTGGTCAACGAACACGTCGGCTTGCGAGTGCGTTAGAAACATTAGGTATTGCACAAGGTGACCGAGTGGGTACGTTGGCATGGAACCATCATCGGCATTTAGAAGTCTATTTTGCCGCACCTGGGATGGGAGCAGTGTTACACACGATTAATATTCGCCTATCTCCAGAACATATCACCTATATTATTAATCACGCAGAAGATAAAGTTCTTTTAATCGATGAGGATTTAATGCCTCTTATTGAACGAATTAAAGACCAATTGACGACCGTAAAGGCATTTATCATCATGACCGATAAGGATGAGTTACCAAATACAAATTTAACACCTGTCTACTCATACGAAGATTTGTTGAAAAAAGCAGACCCAGGTTACGAATTCGCTAGTGACATTGACGAAAATTCAGCAGCTGGAATGTGTTATACATCTGCAACTACAGGGAGTCCTAAAGGTGTCGTCTATTCCCACCGTGGCATTGTCTTACATAGCTATGCAATGGCGCTTGCTGATACGGCAGCACTTTCAGAAACTGATCGCTGTATGCCAGTAGTTCCAATGTTTCATGCGAATGCTTGGGGCTTACCGTTTGCAGCCACTTGGTTAGGGACGACACAAATTCTCCCGGGTCCGCAGTTTACACCAAAATTGCTTGCGCAGCTGATTGAAACAGAAAAAGTGACTATCACTGCAGGGGTGCCAACGATTTGGCTGGGGCTATTAAATGAATTAGAAAGTGGAAACTATGATACAAGTAGTGTTCGTGCAGTTTTATGTGGCGGTTCGGCAGCACCTCTTGGAATGATCCGCGCGTATGAGACAAAATATAACATGCCGTTTCTTCATGCTTATGGTATGACCGAAACAAGTCCACTTGTAACGCTCTCGAGATTAAAGAGTTATCAAACTGATCTACCTGAAGAGGAAAAACTACATGTTCGAGCGAAACAAGGTTTACTCGTACCAGGTCTTGAGATGAAAGTCGTCGGTGCAAATGGCGAGGTAGCTTGGGACGGAGAAGAAATGGGAGAATTACTTATTCGCGGCCCTTGGATTGCCGACAGTTATTATAATGATGATCGATCTGAAGAAGCGTTTAAAGATGGATGGCTTCATACTGGTGATGTTGTTAACGTTGATGAAGAAGGGGTTATCAAAATTGTTGACCGCACGAAGGATCTAATAAAAAGTGGTGGCGAATGGATTTCTTCCGTTGATTTAGAGAATGCTTTGATGGCACATGAAGCTGTATTTGAAGCGAGTGTCGTCGCAATTCCCCACCAAGAATGGCAAGAACGACCAATTGCCTGTGTTGTTCTAAAGGAAGGTTATCAGAATACAACCAAAGAAGATTTGCTGGAATTTTTAAAGCCTCAATTTGCAAAATGGTGGTTACCTGATGACATTGTCTTTTTGGAGGAAATCCCTAAAACATCAGTAGGAAAGTTTTTGAAACGGGCGTTAAGAGATAAAGTAAAAAATCATTTAGTCAAGTAGGAGGAGTAACCGAACGTAGTGGAGCGTTCGGTTATTTTGTATTGTGTTTCCATATACACCTTCAATTGATGGGTGCTAGGGTTCAATAATTTTTTGACTCAAGGAAGGATACATGGTGGGCGAGGTCAAATGACTTTTTTAGAGATAAAAAAATGAGTTCGCTTTTAATCTATGGGCGCCTTTTGCTTATTTTATAGATTGATTTAGATAGAATTAGAGTCCAGCAAACAATTTTTTTATAGGGTTATTCTGGCTTATGTTACAATAAGTGGAGACTGGTTGGACACTAGAAGATTACTAGAATTAGCTGTTCAGACATCGGGAAGAAAAACAATAAGGTGGTAGAGTAATGACATCTATTTTTGCTTTTGTAGAAAAATTTTCAAAGGAATTGGCTGAACTGGCTTATCGAATTGAAGAGCAATTATACGATCAACCTCAAGCTGCATTAATGCAGGGTCGTTTATTTAGTGAAGAGCTTGTGAAGCTGATTAGTAATGAAGAGGGAATTGAAGAAGTTTTTGGGCTTAAGCACGCGGAAAGAATACATAAGTTATACCGTCAAAATGCAATTGAAGAAGACCTATATATGAAATTAGAATTGGTTAGGAAGAAAGGAAATAAAGCAGTCCATGATCTCAAGGAAGCGGAAATTATCGATGTACTGCAGGTCCACCAGTACTTGTATGAGCTAAGTGTTTGGTATATGCAAGTGTATGTCAGCTACGATTTTGAAGCACCTAAATATGAGTTACCTCTAAAGAAGACTGTAGAAAACACCGATCTGGACACCTTAATTAAACCATATTTAGAACAGGCGTATCAAAAAATTGATGAGATGTGGAATGAGGTTAACCAACAACTTCAAGCGTTAAGAGCCGAAAAAGAGCTTGCAGAACCTTCAATAAAGACGAATAAAGTGCCAACGATAAAAGGGACTTTAGTGATCAAAGAGAAAGACATGTTATATAAAACGTTTTATAAAAATAATTTTATTTTAACAAACGAAACAACGAAGGCTGCAGAATTTGAGCATGGTAGTAATAAAGAAGTTGTTTACTTACTACCTAATAAAAAAATAAGTATCGTACTAAACCCAGAAACAATTGCAGAAGACCTTAAAACTAGTGAACGCGTTAGCCACAGTACGGCACTAAGAAGATTCCCTAAGCAAATAAGGAATGGAAAAACGCCGATTAGCTATGGTTATTCGTTTAAATTTAAAACGAAAATTGAATTAGATCAATTTTTACAAAGTTTTGGAGGTGCCCTTGATGAACTCAATTAAAAATATTTATTGCGTTGGGAGAAATTACGCCTTACATGCTAAGGAATTAAATAATGAGGTACCAACTTCGCCGTTTTTGTTTTCTAAACCTACACATGCTTTAGTCGAAGCAAATGGACAAGAAGTAGCGCTGCCTTGGGAAAGAGGAGCGGTTCATTATGAAGTGGAATTAGTGATAAAAATAGGAAAAGCATATGAAAAAAATATAAAGGTTGATGATATAGTCGAAAGTATGGCGATCGGCATTGACTTTACCCTACGTGATGTTCAAAGTGAGTTGAAAAAGAAGGGGTATCCTTGGCTATTAGCAAAAGGCTTTCCTAACTCTGCCTTAGTAAGCAAATTTATCGAATTTCCAGGTGAAGAGGCGTGCAAAGAGACAAATTTCGCATTGTTAAAAAACGGCGAACAAGTGCAACTAGGGAACATCAAAGATTTACTGTTTGATTTACAAACGATTATTGATTTCACTGCAGAACACTTTGGTTTAGCTGAAGGAGATATCATCTTACAGGAACACCCGAAGGAGTAGGCCCAGTTAGTGATGGAGATCAATTTTCCCTCTTGTGGGGAGAAGAAGTATTAGGAGAAAGTAGAGTTTTATTGAGGTAATATAGTACTAAAAATCTACCTTGGAAATAGTTAAACTTCGAGAGTTCACTTTCTTTTATCTAAAGAATTGTTCACTCATATTTACATCGTGTGTTTTGAAAATGAACTTGGCGAAAACCTTTCACCGATAAAAACCATTGAACAAGAAAGAAAACAACTAGTCCAAATAATAAGTAGTATACAAAAAACAAGGTTTCAAAAAAGTGACGAATGTAAGAGGTGGCATGAGTAGTTGGGGAGGTTAATCTAGCTTTCTTCTCTAGATAATGCTGCTAACGACTGATAGACTAGGTTGTTAGATATTCATTTTAAGGTCGTGAGCAGCACTTTCATTGCCAAAAATCCAACGATTAGCTAAGATGGTTTTATTTTTCTAATTGAAGGCGATTTGACCGTTTTTGTAAACTAATGAGGTGGAGGAAAATGAATTTGCCCTCCACCTCATTAGTTTACAAACTTCATGCTAATTTTGAAGAGGAAAGATGCTTGGAAATGGTCATATTGCTAATGGAATAAAAATGGCTGTTGAGACATTCTCAACAGCCTGTAATGAGGAATACCAAATCTTAGGCTTCTTAATTTACTTTAGTTCACATTAAGTGTGCCACCAATAATTTCTTGTTCTCGTGCACCTTTTTTGACATACGCAATAACTTGGTACCTTCCTTGAGATAGAGCTTGACCGTTAATAGTCATATCCCAAGTAATACCATATGAACCAGCAGATAAATTTGTGCCATGAGGTATCTCTGTTAATAATTGGCCTGTCGCTTCACTACGTACACGTACAGAGAATACGTCTGCTCCTACAGGAAGACTTACGTTACCTACAATATTCCCTCCAGAAATAGCGATATTTTGCCACGATGCTAAACTGATATTACTTGGTACTTGAACGAATAAAATTGTTGGTACTTCTACCTGTTTATTACCATAGCTCAAGAGAAATGTACCTTCATAGTAACCTGGTTTAAGGTTTTTTGCATCGACTTGAACATTAAAGTTTAGTTCCTGAGTTTTTCCTGGTTGGACCTGTAAATTATTACTCGTCATCACTTTAATTCCTTCGTGACCTTTGAAATCAATTGAGAATCTTTGACGTTCTGTTGAAATATTATGAACTGTAAAGCTTTGGTTTCTTACTTCTCTACCACCATCTTTAGTGAAGATGCCAAACGAGTGACTTCCTGGTGTAACAAGTACATCGGTATTTATTGCATCAAGTACCCGAATACTTCCAGCACCTTGACTGTTATGTGGATAAAGGTTTCCGTTTGCATCGTATAGGTTCTCGGCTGTATTCATTAATGCTGCTTTAACAAAATCTACACTCCAATTTGGGTGCGCTTCTAAAATAAGCGCTGCTGCTCCAGCGACATGTGGAGCTGACATACTCGTTCCTTGGAAGGCTGCATATCCGTGTGTATGTGGACCTGAAGAGTGGTGCAAAGGTACAGTACTTACAATCGCAACTCCAGGTGCTGAAACATCTGGTTTAATCATCCAATTCCCCATAACCGGGCCACGAGATGAGAAGTTTGCCATCGTCTCACCAACGGCCTTATCAAAAACAATGTCAAATGAAATTGTGTTGTTACCAGCGGCTAATTCAGCAAGTAATTTTTGCCCATCTTCTTGTGTCAACATAATCATCGGAATAGCAGTACCAGGAACCTCTGGTTGAACCCCTGCGACATTGTTATAGATAACGGCTCCAATTGCACCGCGATCTTTTGCGTTTTGTGCTTTGTCAACGAAAGGATAATCACCACGACTCATTAAGGCAATCTTCCCCTCAAGGTCTTTGCCTGCAAAATGAGCATCAGTTCCGGCAAGACCAACATCTACAAGTTCGTATTCACCATTATTTAAAGCGAGTAGAGCTTCTTCAGAAGGGTAGCCCATGACTGCACTACTTGGATAATTTACACCTTCAGAAGTGAAAATATCAGCACTAAATAAATTATAGGGTAACATAGTTGCTCCAACAGAAATCGCTTGACGTGAAGTACCAGGTGACCCAACAGTCCAGTCATTAGGACCACTGTTTCCGTTAGATGTTACTGCTACAACACCATCAGCCATTGCACGGTCTAGGGCAAGACTCGTTGCAAAGTCTGGGTTATTTGTAGAGTTAC
Coding sequences:
- a CDS encoding CaiB/BaiF CoA-transferase family protein, which codes for MLKGIRIIDFSLYLPGPYATLRLADLGAEVIKVEPPEGDPARLLGDKKNGTGLVFLANNRNKKSITLNLKDEKDQKLALDLIKESDVVIESFRPGVAEKLGISYEQLKKVQPQLIYCSISGYGQSGSMSTLGSHDLNYMSLSGALAQLKSETGVPVQPTNTFADLIAGIAANEAILSALIGLERTGEGCHIDLAITDVMATLMTNHLLVEQEKGKQDGIAPLGGETISYKIYETKAKRFVSLAALEKKFWINFCLGLGRDDWIDAHLSLASEKHPIFQELKQLFLTKSLEEWTQFGLTVDCCLTPILETGELSKFEYFNERGRIVDTDWGIRQILTQPQTVIEDSTPPPEKGEHREEIVNLLNSSKVLKGEMK
- a CDS encoding thiolase family protein; its protein translation is MREAVIVEAVRTPMGKRKGLLQHIRPDDLAAIVLKEVVNRANISADLVEDVIMGCVTQSGEQAGDIARVAALIAGFPDTVPGTTIDRQCGSSQQAIHFAAQAILSGDMDIVIAGGVESMSRVQMGSNYQGASLSENLTKQYEIIHQGLSAERIVDKWEMSREELDQFSLESHLKAVQAQKEGRFKREIVKVEVTLPDGSVVTVHDDEGPRPDTTIEKLSSLNPVFKKDGSIHAGNSSQISDGAGAVLIMSRERAEQLGLKPKFKILTRVVVGSDPTLMLTAPIPATVKALEKSGLAIDEIDIFEVNEAFSSVPLAWLKETGADASKLNPNGGAIALGHPLGASGVRLMITMMHELERTGGRYGLQTMCEGHGMANATIIERL
- a CDS encoding DUF4145 domain-containing protein, with the protein product MTSIFAFVEKFSKELAELAYRIEEQLYDQPQAALMQGRLFSEELVKLISNEEGIEEVFGLKHAERIHKLYRQNAIEEDLYMKLELVRKKGNKAVHDLKEAEIIDVLQVHQYLYELSVWYMQVYVSYDFEAPKYELPLKKTVENTDLDTLIKPYLEQAYQKIDEMWNEVNQQLQALRAEKELAEPSIKTNKVPTIKGTLVIKEKDMLYKTFYKNNFILTNETTKAAEFEHGSNKEVVYLLPNKKISIVLNPETIAEDLKTSERVSHSTALRRFPKQIRNGKTPISYGYSFKFKTKIELDQFLQSFGGALDELN
- a CDS encoding acyl-CoA dehydrogenase family protein; translation: MNHPYLNEDHDIYRKALRKFLEKEALPYFEKWEEDRIIPRSFWEKMGKQGFLCPNVEEKYGGSEVDWGFSVVINEELERVGTSLVGIGLHNDICVPYITSYGTVEQKQRWLPKCVTGETITAIAMTEPGAGSDLANLKTTAVLDGDHYVLNGQKTFITNGIHSDLVIVACKTDVKVVPKHKGISLLVVERGTTGFTRGKKLNKIGLHSQDTAELIFEDCLVPKENLLGQEGKGFLYLMDKLQQERLVVAIAAQVAAEDMLEMTLDYVKTREAFGKPISKFQHIQFKLAEMATDIEMGRTFIDQLIAKHMAGQEVVTQVSMAKWKLTEMAKQVASDCMQLYGGYGYMEEYKIARRFRDTPVSAIYAGTNEIMKVIIAKNMGL
- a CDS encoding long-chain fatty acid--CoA ligase; this encodes MMNVPLTVGAMLERAEKYFPKKEVISRTSSRISRFTYKEIGQRTRRLASALETLGIAQGDRVGTLAWNHHRHLEVYFAAPGMGAVLHTINIRLSPEHITYIINHAEDKVLLIDEDLMPLIERIKDQLTTVKAFIIMTDKDELPNTNLTPVYSYEDLLKKADPGYEFASDIDENSAAGMCYTSATTGSPKGVVYSHRGIVLHSYAMALADTAALSETDRCMPVVPMFHANAWGLPFAATWLGTTQILPGPQFTPKLLAQLIETEKVTITAGVPTIWLGLLNELESGNYDTSSVRAVLCGGSAAPLGMIRAYETKYNMPFLHAYGMTETSPLVTLSRLKSYQTDLPEEEKLHVRAKQGLLVPGLEMKVVGANGEVAWDGEEMGELLIRGPWIADSYYNDDRSEEAFKDGWLHTGDVVNVDEEGVIKIVDRTKDLIKSGGEWISSVDLENALMAHEAVFEASVVAIPHQEWQERPIACVVLKEGYQNTTKEDLLEFLKPQFAKWWLPDDIVFLEEIPKTSVGKFLKRALRDKVKNHLVK